A portion of the Sulfurospirillum diekertiae genome contains these proteins:
- a CDS encoding helix-turn-helix domain-containing protein, which produces MNIVLLKARSNDSSMVVQQKQILKYAHHHDIEIDTTEIENSDPTLELEERKEFKGFLRSLSKNDHILIFDLLTFSNNVEELVKIFECLLTRSISIHIADVNTCIHVDSKPLILLDLLVKQRELNKQLDKEKTQGRPKGRMSKSKFDVHRPYVIELLEKSTSISEIAKILKVSRTSLKDYVNSRGLKELVKAKFSLLKSSKQPPLTLKSSISKECSLIKPPVDYTEGTVHEL; this is translated from the coding sequence ATGAATATTGTCCTTTTAAAGGCGAGGAGTAATGACTCTTCAATGGTCGTTCAACAGAAACAAATCTTGAAATATGCTCATCATCATGATATCGAAATCGATACTACTGAGATCGAAAATTCGGATCCGACATTAGAACTTGAAGAACGTAAAGAGTTCAAAGGCTTCTTGCGATCTCTTTCTAAAAATGATCATATTCTCATCTTTGATCTCTTAACCTTCTCTAACAATGTTGAAGAGTTAGTCAAAATCTTCGAATGTCTACTCACACGTTCCATTTCTATACATATTGCCGATGTCAATACCTGTATTCATGTCGACTCAAAACCTTTAATTTTACTTGATCTTCTTGTTAAACAAAGAGAGCTCAATAAACAACTTGATAAAGAAAAAACGCAAGGAAGGCCAAAAGGTAGAATGTCAAAATCAAAATTTGACGTCCATCGCCCTTATGTTATTGAACTCCTTGAAAAAAGCACTTCTATTAGTGAAATTGCAAAAATTTTAAAGGTTAGTCGTACTTCATTAAAAGACTATGTAAATTCTAGAGGACTAAAAGAGCTTGTAAAAGCTAAATTTTCGCTCCTTAAATCATCCAAACAACCACCACTCACACTAAAATCTTCTATTTCGAAAGAATGTTCACTCATTAAACCACCAGTAGATTACACAGAAGGAACCGTACATGAATTGTAG
- a CDS encoding D-2-hydroxyacid dehydrogenase produces the protein MKIVFLDATTMGNDIDLELFQQFGIIEAFETTTVSERVEHISDAKIILTNKVVIDKEVMDACPNLGLICITATGTNNVDLEYAKEKGIVVKNVAGYSTASVAQTTMMLVLNLLGQCGYYNQFVKSGQWTKTSIFTHLDRSFWEIKGKRWGIVGLGTIGKEVAKIASAFGANVVYFSTSGTNNDSNYERVSLEVMMQTCDVISIHAPLNDKTKNLIAKEQFNQMKKSAILVNVGRGGIINEDDLREVIDTKEIYVGLDVLAVEPMIEHHPLLHVKHPERLIITPHIAWGSIEARRELMRQVGENIKEYLRH, from the coding sequence ATGAAGATTGTTTTTTTAGATGCTACAACGATGGGAAATGATATTGATTTAGAGCTATTTCAACAATTTGGGATAATTGAGGCATTTGAGACGACAACTGTGTCTGAGCGTGTTGAACATATTAGCGATGCTAAAATTATTCTGACCAACAAAGTTGTTATTGATAAAGAAGTGATGGATGCTTGCCCTAATTTAGGGTTGATTTGTATCACAGCTACAGGGACGAATAACGTTGATTTGGAGTATGCTAAAGAGAAGGGTATTGTTGTTAAAAACGTTGCTGGCTATTCAACTGCATCGGTAGCGCAAACTACGATGATGTTGGTTCTAAACCTCTTGGGTCAATGCGGCTACTATAACCAATTTGTCAAATCAGGGCAATGGACAAAAACCTCTATTTTTACCCATTTAGATCGCTCTTTTTGGGAGATTAAAGGGAAGCGTTGGGGCATTGTTGGGTTAGGAACAATCGGTAAAGAGGTCGCAAAAATTGCTTCTGCATTTGGCGCAAATGTAGTGTATTTTTCAACCAGTGGCACTAACAATGATAGTAATTATGAACGTGTTAGTCTTGAAGTAATGATGCAAACATGTGATGTGATTTCCATCCATGCACCACTAAATGACAAAACAAAAAATTTGATTGCCAAAGAGCAATTCAATCAAATGAAAAAAAGTGCTATTCTTGTCAATGTTGGACGGGGAGGTATCATTAACGAAGATGATTTACGTGAAGTGATTGATACCAAAGAGATTTATGTAGGGCTTGACGTATTGGCAGTTGAGCCGATGATAGAGCATCATCCACTTTTACATGTAAAGCATCCTGAACGCTTAATTATTACACCCCATATTGCGTGGGGGAGCATTGAAGCTAGGCGTGAACTGATGCGACAAGTTGGCGAAAATATCAAAGAATATCTAAGACACTAA
- the rpsU gene encoding 30S ribosomal protein S21, producing the protein MPGIKVHPNDSFDEAYRKFKKQVDRNLVVTEVRARRFYETATEKRKKDKISARKKQLKRLYMLRRYESRL; encoded by the coding sequence ATGCCAGGAATTAAAGTACATCCTAACGATTCGTTTGACGAAGCGTATAGAAAGTTTAAAAAACAAGTTGATCGTAACCTAGTTGTAACTGAAGTGCGTGCAAGACGTTTCTATGAAACAGCAACAGAAAAACGCAAAAAAGATAAAATTAGTGCTCGCAAAAAACAGTTGAAAAGACTTTATATGCTTCGCCGTTACGAGTCACGACTCTAA
- a CDS encoding glutathionylspermidine synthase family protein translates to MLHVEKIKPLSKEFLESIGFYWHTDTDQTSYVADELVLVCNDEVEAYYEAANELYDMFADAGQYVIDNNLFHELNIPFNLVDLIKNSWANDVHWHLYGRFDFAGGVDGKPIKLIEFNADTPTSLYETAIIQWAMLKANGMNEAKQFNTVFEALKENFKRLVVLDGNTEDFAASYEGWKILFSSIRGNIEDENTTRFLQSAANEAGFHTDFAYVDEVQFSGKEGIFKGEENFEFWFKLIPWENIAIEEGDLALLLDEMVKEQRAIIINPAYTLLFQSKAFMKILWDLFPNHPLLLETSYEPLTGKKQVEKRAFGREGANTIIYDTDMSVMAKVEGDYGNFKPIYQEYVELPKDVEGKSYQAGVFFAYEGCGLGFRRGGLIMENFSKFVGHRIKD, encoded by the coding sequence ATGTTACATGTAGAAAAAATAAAACCGTTAAGTAAGGAATTTTTGGAGTCAATTGGTTTTTATTGGCATACGGATACGGATCAAACATCGTATGTTGCCGATGAGTTAGTGCTTGTCTGTAATGATGAAGTTGAAGCCTATTATGAGGCAGCCAATGAGCTTTATGATATGTTTGCTGATGCTGGGCAATATGTGATTGACAATAATCTATTTCATGAATTAAATATTCCATTCAATTTAGTTGATCTGATCAAAAACTCATGGGCAAATGACGTACATTGGCATCTCTATGGCCGGTTTGATTTTGCAGGTGGCGTTGATGGTAAGCCGATTAAACTGATCGAATTTAATGCAGATACCCCAACATCGTTGTATGAAACGGCCATTATTCAATGGGCAATGCTTAAAGCCAATGGTATGAATGAAGCGAAGCAGTTCAATACTGTTTTTGAAGCACTCAAAGAGAATTTCAAACGTCTTGTGGTACTTGATGGCAATACAGAAGATTTTGCTGCCTCTTATGAGGGATGGAAGATTCTCTTTTCTTCAATTCGTGGTAATATCGAAGATGAAAACACGACACGTTTTCTTCAATCTGCTGCTAATGAGGCAGGCTTTCATACAGATTTTGCCTATGTCGATGAGGTTCAATTTAGTGGAAAAGAAGGTATTTTTAAAGGGGAAGAAAATTTCGAATTTTGGTTCAAACTTATTCCTTGGGAAAATATTGCAATAGAAGAGGGTGACTTGGCACTTCTTTTAGACGAGATGGTCAAAGAGCAACGCGCAATTATCATTAATCCTGCTTATACATTACTGTTTCAAAGTAAAGCTTTTATGAAAATTTTATGGGATCTTTTCCCCAATCATCCATTGCTCCTTGAAACTTCCTATGAACCGCTTACAGGTAAAAAGCAAGTTGAAAAAAGAGCCTTTGGACGAGAAGGTGCTAACACGATTATTTACGATACAGATATGTCTGTTATGGCAAAAGTTGAGGGTGATTATGGTAATTTTAAACCAATCTATCAAGAGTATGTGGAACTTCCAAAAGACGTTGAAGGGAAATCTTATCAAGCGGGTGTTTTCTTCGCGTATGAGGGTTGCGGACTAGGCTTTCGAAGAGGAGGGCTCATTATGGAGAACTTCTCAAAATTTGTTGGGCATAGAATAAAGGACTAA
- a CDS encoding YajQ family cyclic di-GMP-binding protein, with protein sequence MAAKEHSFDITAEIDKQKFKDAYEQAKKVITNRWDFKGITCEFEHNEKAKTVTLITTTDTKADAMVEALISEAIKREISSKALKETKREVAGGNKTKVTVSIVDAISGDDAKKIVKEIKELKLKVQASIRGDVVRVEGKAIDDLQEAIKAIRGCDFDFPVNFTNLK encoded by the coding sequence ATGGCAGCAAAAGAGCATAGTTTTGATATCACAGCAGAGATTGATAAGCAAAAGTTTAAAGACGCGTATGAGCAAGCGAAAAAGGTTATCACGAATCGATGGGATTTTAAAGGCATTACGTGTGAGTTTGAACACAATGAAAAAGCCAAGACAGTGACACTTATCACAACCACGGATACGAAAGCTGATGCAATGGTTGAAGCACTCATTTCAGAGGCTATCAAACGTGAGATCTCTTCGAAAGCACTCAAAGAGACGAAACGTGAAGTTGCCGGCGGCAATAAAACCAAAGTAACGGTGAGTATTGTCGATGCAATTTCTGGCGATGATGCTAAAAAGATTGTTAAAGAGATTAAAGAGCTCAAACTTAAAGTCCAAGCTTCGATTCGTGGCGATGTTGTCAGAGTTGAAGGCAAAGCAATTGATGATTTGCAAGAAGCTATTAAAGCGATTCGTGGGTGCGATTTTGATTTCCCTGTAAATTTTACTAACCTCAAGTAA
- a CDS encoding diacylglycerol kinase, producing MRNQPKYHFFKNTTYALKGLKDMIANETSFKIELGLVVILLPVLYLLPLDLLYKLVMFIALMGIPMAEAINSAIERVTDLVTLEYHEMAGRAKDAGSSVVFLSIVIFVVVWGFSLIHFYM from the coding sequence GTGAGAAACCAACCGAAATATCATTTTTTTAAAAATACAACCTATGCGCTCAAGGGTTTAAAAGATATGATCGCTAATGAGACTTCATTTAAAATAGAGCTGGGGCTTGTAGTGATTTTACTTCCTGTTCTATATCTGCTCCCTTTGGATCTTTTGTATAAACTCGTGATGTTTATAGCGCTTATGGGCATTCCTATGGCAGAAGCGATTAACAGTGCAATAGAACGTGTGACAGACCTTGTAACGCTTGAGTATCATGAAATGGCGGGGCGTGCAAAAGATGCAGGCAGTTCTGTTGTCTTTTTAAGTATCGTTATTTTTGTAGTTGTGTGGGGATTTTCACTTATTCACTTTTACATGTAA
- a CDS encoding c-type cytochrome: MEYIGLYPLFYFPQIGSAWLMGITGSIHIMASHTSVGAALLFAFLAHKAYKEDRPELYDYMKKYGMFLIIFSYVIGSITGPGIWYTATAASPRGISALIHNFVWVWATEWVFFIVEVIGVFTLIYTIGKIDRKTHLKLTYMFALASVSTLFLIIGIISFMMWPGTEAWYQTGSASDAFFGINTFPHMFLRIGFMIVMSAIIGFIISSSLKEKELRIELTRKLAVIGMIGGLTVMMSFLWYIQTLPQSAWDLFHDVLWASDGMTRIIVVSVIALYLLLAFVLPRSINTVLAVVMMLVIGIIGVWPGEKMRESMRKPYVAGRYIYSNQLIARDVPGKHVKSEMALVAEKGLLQLDPFIPDHLRTITPENQLEAGKLIAKIACSNCHSLEKGAKFRPLPDRFPEMDADTIETILTDVVAAGVRSYIPPIKLPADETKALAAWLATQNK, from the coding sequence GTGGAATACATTGGATTATATCCTCTATTCTATTTTCCGCAAATTGGTTCAGCTTGGCTGATGGGAATTACGGGCAGTATTCACATTATGGCGTCACATACGTCTGTGGGTGCGGCTTTATTGTTTGCTTTTTTAGCACACAAGGCGTACAAGGAAGATAGACCAGAATTGTATGACTATATGAAGAAATATGGTATGTTCTTGATTATTTTTTCCTATGTCATTGGCTCTATTACAGGACCTGGTATTTGGTACACTGCCACAGCGGCAAGCCCAAGAGGTATTAGTGCGCTGATTCATAACTTTGTTTGGGTATGGGCAACAGAATGGGTTTTCTTTATTGTGGAGGTCATTGGTGTCTTTACACTGATTTACACTATTGGGAAAATTGATCGCAAAACGCATCTTAAACTTACCTATATGTTCGCGTTGGCTTCTGTTTCAACGCTTTTCCTTATTATCGGTATCATCAGCTTTATGATGTGGCCAGGAACCGAAGCATGGTATCAAACAGGCTCAGCCAGTGATGCATTCTTTGGTATCAATACCTTCCCTCATATGTTCTTACGTATCGGTTTTATGATTGTTATGTCAGCCATTATTGGCTTCATCATTAGTAGCAGTCTTAAAGAGAAAGAACTTAGAATTGAACTAACCCGTAAACTAGCTGTTATTGGTATGATTGGCGGACTCACAGTGATGATGTCTTTTTTATGGTATATCCAAACATTGCCTCAAAGTGCATGGGATCTTTTCCACGATGTTTTATGGGCAAGCGATGGCATGACTCGTATTATTGTGGTCAGTGTTATTGCACTTTATCTGCTGTTAGCTTTTGTGCTTCCTCGCTCCATCAATACCGTTTTAGCCGTCGTAATGATGCTTGTCATCGGTATTATTGGTGTTTGGCCGGGTGAAAAAATGCGTGAAAGTATGCGTAAACCTTATGTTGCAGGTCGTTACATCTATAGTAATCAGCTGATTGCACGCGATGTTCCTGGCAAACATGTCAAATCTGAAATGGCACTTGTAGCAGAAAAAGGTTTATTACAACTAGACCCATTCATTCCAGATCATCTTAGAACCATTACGCCTGAAAATCAACTTGAAGCAGGAAAGCTCATTGCTAAAATTGCCTGCTCAAACTGCCACTCTTTGGAAAAAGGAGCTAAGTTTAGACCATTGCCAGATAGGTTCCCAGAAATGGATGCGGATACCATTGAGACCATATTGACAGATGTTGTAGCGGCAGGAGTTCGTAGTTATATCCCACCGATTAAACTACCAGCTGATGAAACAAAAGCGCTAGCAGCTTGGCTTGCTACGCAAAATAAATAG
- a CDS encoding phosphoethanolamine transferase, whose translation MKFKMTRNQLIVVVALFLVFFDNISFFKHVTQVYDVSIANSGFLLSLGVVLVASITVLLSLFASRYTLKPLAIAFLLLASLTNYFMNTYNVILDDTMIQNAMETNANESLDLVNWNLLGYFFFLGIIPSFLIYRVPILHGSFKQEAWNKAKSIGIALVLIAVMLFAFNRFYTSFFRENKPLRYYTNPTYCLYSAGSYIYNSFYKKEATLKQIGLDATKEEGGTRKLTIVVVGEAARANRFSLNGYERQTNPLLQKEDIINFSNVYSCGTSTAISVPCMFSNLGRQNYSDKEAKSTENVIDVLKHSGVNVLWRDNNSDSKGVALRVEYHDYKISQNNTLCEDECRDEGMLVGLQKYVDAQKGDIVIVLHQMGNHGPAYYKRYPKAFEKFTPVCQTNQVEKCSAEEIGNAYDNAILYTDYFLSKTIAFLKQNDQNFQTSMIYMADHGESLGEKGLYLHGIPYFMAPEEQTHIGALMWFGSQSKERIDVVSLTQRSSQEYSHDNLFHTILGVMGVKTALYDRTKDILTYKHQ comes from the coding sequence ATGAAATTTAAAATGACCCGCAATCAGCTTATCGTTGTTGTAGCACTTTTTTTAGTGTTTTTTGACAATATTTCTTTTTTTAAACATGTTACGCAAGTCTATGATGTATCCATTGCCAATAGTGGCTTTTTACTCTCTTTAGGCGTTGTATTAGTTGCTAGTATAACAGTCTTGCTGAGTTTATTCGCTTCACGTTATACTCTAAAACCACTCGCAATAGCATTTTTATTGCTTGCCTCGTTAACAAATTATTTTATGAATACTTACAACGTCATTCTTGATGATACAATGATCCAAAATGCCATGGAAACCAATGCCAATGAGTCATTGGATCTTGTAAACTGGAATCTTTTAGGGTATTTCTTTTTCTTGGGTATTATTCCTTCATTTTTAATTTATCGTGTACCTATCCTTCATGGAAGTTTCAAACAAGAGGCTTGGAATAAGGCAAAAAGTATTGGTATTGCTCTTGTTTTGATTGCAGTGATGCTATTTGCTTTTAATCGTTTTTACACCTCATTTTTTAGAGAAAATAAACCTTTACGTTACTATACTAATCCAACGTATTGCCTTTACTCTGCAGGAAGTTATATATATAATAGCTTTTATAAGAAAGAAGCAACATTAAAACAAATTGGCCTAGATGCAACAAAAGAAGAGGGTGGAACTCGTAAATTGACTATTGTCGTTGTGGGTGAAGCGGCTCGTGCCAATCGCTTTTCACTAAATGGTTATGAAAGACAGACCAATCCTTTACTGCAAAAAGAGGATATTATTAATTTCTCAAATGTCTATTCTTGTGGAACATCGACTGCTATCTCCGTACCATGTATGTTTTCTAATTTAGGACGCCAAAACTATAGTGATAAAGAAGCGAAGTCAACTGAAAATGTTATCGATGTACTTAAACATAGCGGTGTCAATGTATTGTGGAGAGACAATAATTCTGATTCCAAAGGCGTTGCTTTACGGGTAGAGTATCACGATTATAAAATAAGTCAAAACAATACACTGTGTGAAGATGAATGTCGTGATGAGGGAATGTTAGTAGGGTTACAAAAATATGTTGATGCACAAAAAGGTGATATTGTTATCGTCCTTCATCAGATGGGTAATCATGGTCCAGCGTATTATAAACGCTATCCGAAAGCATTTGAAAAATTTACCCCAGTATGCCAAACCAATCAGGTCGAAAAATGCAGTGCTGAAGAGATCGGAAACGCATATGATAATGCTATTTTATATACGGATTATTTTCTCTCTAAAACCATTGCTTTTTTAAAACAGAATGACCAAAATTTCCAAACGTCAATGATTTATATGGCAGACCATGGAGAATCTTTGGGTGAAAAAGGGCTCTATTTGCATGGGATTCCTTATTTTATGGCTCCCGAAGAACAGACACATATAGGGGCATTGATGTGGTTTGGTTCTCAAAGCAAGGAACGCATTGATGTAGTATCTCTCACGCAAAGATCATCACAAGAATACTCACATGACAATCTTTTTCATACAATTTTAGGTGTGATGGGGGTTAAAACAGCACTCTATGATCGTACAAAAGATATACTAACCTACAAACATCAATAA
- a CDS encoding helix-turn-helix domain-containing protein, whose product MDKKLTVIEAAKLLGVSKEAIYNRLRRGSLQSIIENGVKYILLTKSSLKEGPSIRKIDNMAENAYVELLKVQLEEMKLKNEKLEADKERLIADKERLLIESKEKIEMIYKERDEQLKAILTLANRQITHTGNEASTNTPTTIVPSSATTASQTPFSFEEADVLDEDEENRVVEDMFESYSDWRDLRSYLKEKGFSKKEKQHISDKIGKKIGQLNDVMDKNGKLFIKKGKKLKEILGE is encoded by the coding sequence ATGGATAAAAAACTAACTGTTATTGAGGCAGCAAAGCTTTTAGGCGTGAGCAAAGAGGCTATCTACAATCGTTTGCGACGTGGTTCCTTGCAAAGTATTATTGAAAATGGTGTCAAGTACATTTTACTAACAAAAAGTAGTCTAAAGGAAGGTCCATCGATCCGCAAAATAGACAATATGGCAGAGAATGCTTATGTTGAGCTTCTCAAAGTACAACTTGAAGAGATGAAACTTAAAAATGAAAAACTTGAGGCGGATAAAGAGCGTCTCATCGCCGATAAAGAACGTTTGTTGATTGAATCAAAAGAAAAAATCGAAATGATCTATAAAGAGAGAGATGAGCAACTTAAAGCGATTCTGACTTTAGCCAATCGACAAATTACACACACAGGGAATGAAGCATCTACTAACACACCTACGACTATCGTTCCTTCTAGTGCTACCACAGCTTCACAAACACCTTTTTCATTTGAAGAAGCAGACGTTTTAGATGAAGATGAAGAGAATAGGGTCGTGGAAGATATGTTTGAGTCTTATAGTGATTGGAGAGATTTGAGAAGTTATCTCAAAGAAAAAGGATTTTCCAAAAAAGAAAAACAACATATCAGTGATAAAATTGGTAAAAAGATAGGTCAACTGAATGATGTTATGGATAAAAATGGCAAACTTTTTATCAAAAAGGGTAAAAAACTTAAAGAAATTCTAGGAGAGTAA
- a CDS encoding c-type cytochrome codes for MKKVLFLAGLVCATSIFAADGETLFKTCATCHGAKAEKSALNKSQIIAGWDAAKITAALDGYKAGTYGGVLKGTMTAQVKNLSADDVKALATYISSIK; via the coding sequence ATGAAAAAGGTATTGTTTTTAGCAGGTCTTGTATGTGCTACTTCTATTTTTGCAGCAGATGGTGAAACCCTTTTTAAAACCTGTGCAACCTGTCATGGGGCAAAAGCAGAAAAATCAGCATTGAACAAATCACAAATCATTGCAGGTTGGGATGCAGCTAAAATTACAGCAGCTCTTGACGGTTACAAAGCAGGTACATACGGTGGTGTATTAAAAGGTACAATGACTGCTCAAGTCAAAAATCTTAGTGCTGATGATGTAAAAGCACTCGCTACTTATATCTCTTCAATCAAATAA